One segment of Gemmatimonadota bacterium DNA contains the following:
- a CDS encoding aspartate aminotransferase family protein, with the protein MTATAPARPAMPPCDHRPRPYTGPSRAEVLALRQQYTNPAIFTLYREPLMIVEGHMQYLFDETGRRYLDLFAGIVTVSVGHCHPKVTRAMQEQLATLAHTTTIYLHPNFARMAAKLASKMPPGLDVTYFTNSGSEANDLAILLARAYTGHNDVIAVRNSYHGGSPASMPLTSHHTWKFPQQLNSGVHHAICPDPYRSPFTGTPEEIASKSVQDIRELVRYSTPGRIAAFIAEPIQGVGGATHGASNYLPEAYAAARAAGGVCIADEVQTGFGRTGEHYWGFQNFGVVPDIVTMAKGIGNGAPLAAVTTRREIAEKLTQRIHFNTFGGNPVSMAAGLAVLDAIDEDGLQQNAKAVGGRLRAGLLELQRRHALIGDVRGLGLMIGVELVRDRTTKEPAREEALAVMEHLRELGILIGKGGLDGNTLRIKPPMCLTAADVDFALDALDLALGKVRAG; encoded by the coding sequence ATGACCGCCACGGCACCCGCCCGCCCGGCCATGCCCCCGTGCGACCACCGCCCCCGGCCCTATACCGGGCCGAGCCGGGCCGAGGTGCTCGCCCTGCGGCAGCAGTACACGAACCCCGCGATCTTCACGCTCTACAGGGAGCCGCTGATGATCGTCGAGGGGCACATGCAGTACCTCTTCGACGAGACCGGCCGGCGGTACCTGGACCTCTTCGCCGGCATCGTCACGGTGTCGGTGGGGCACTGCCACCCGAAGGTGACGCGGGCCATGCAGGAGCAGCTCGCCACGCTGGCCCACACCACCACGATCTACCTGCACCCCAACTTTGCCCGGATGGCGGCGAAGCTGGCGTCGAAGATGCCCCCGGGGCTCGACGTCACCTACTTCACCAACAGCGGCAGCGAGGCCAACGACCTGGCCATCCTGCTGGCGCGCGCCTACACCGGCCACAACGACGTGATCGCGGTGCGCAACAGCTATCACGGCGGCTCGCCGGCGAGCATGCCGCTCACCAGCCACCATACCTGGAAGTTCCCCCAGCAGCTCAACAGCGGGGTGCACCACGCCATCTGCCCCGACCCATACCGGAGCCCGTTCACCGGCACGCCCGAGGAGATCGCCAGCAAGAGCGTGCAGGACATCCGGGAGCTGGTGCGCTATTCCACCCCGGGCCGCATCGCGGCATTCATCGCCGAGCCGATCCAGGGCGTGGGCGGGGCCACCCACGGCGCGTCCAACTACCTGCCCGAGGCCTACGCCGCGGCGCGGGCGGCGGGCGGCGTGTGCATCGCCGACGAGGTGCAGACCGGGTTCGGCCGGACGGGGGAGCACTACTGGGGCTTCCAGAACTTCGGGGTGGTGCCCGACATCGTGACCATGGCCAAGGGCATCGGCAACGGCGCACCGCTCGCGGCGGTGACCACCCGGCGCGAGATCGCGGAGAAGCTCACCCAGCGGATCCACTTCAACACCTTCGGCGGCAACCCGGTGAGCATGGCCGCCGGCCTGGCGGTGCTCGACGCGATCGACGAGGATGGCCTGCAGCAGAACGCGAAGGCCGTCGGGGGCCGGCTGCGCGCGGGCCTGCTCGAGCTGCAGCGGCGCCACGCGCTCATCGGCGACGTGCGCGGCCTGGGCCTGATGATCGGCGTGGAGCTGGTCCGCGACCGGACCACGAAGGAGCCGGCGCGGGAGGAGGCGCTCGCCGTGATGGAGCACCTGCGCGAGCTCGGCATCCTGATCGGCAAGGGCGGACTGGACGGCAACACCCTGCGCATCAAGCCGCCGATGTGCCTCACCGCGGCCGACGTGGACTTCGCGCTCGACGCGCTCGACCTCGCCCTGGGGAAGGTCCGCGCGGGCTGA